A genome region from Prionailurus viverrinus isolate Anna chromosome A3, UM_Priviv_1.0, whole genome shotgun sequence includes the following:
- the CCDC142 gene encoding coiled-coil domain-containing protein 142 isoform X1, protein MAQGSRSGGFLPPLATVPPFWSQPEGAVEEQWERRQAGALGGDFRGWPRLPVAGSIPCLNPRPGGARGAQPWWAAPAPADAGEHREAGAADWWQEPAAGRPIPPALQRLRAVLLRLHREREQLLQARDCACHLQTAVRLLRILSPSATALGPGPLPQLCRDLLLPSRGAVPRSGPRETPEPLLLARPVGLAAQRLDAAIEMQLRALGREPASPGLSSQLADVLLALPAYHQLMGKALSQIPGAARPFPPLRVLHLLTGERGCQVAGQLDEALRGSGLRDHLRSRCQEERELLPGLLGLLGGVSDSASSGLGLGGAGALWSQYWTLLWAACAQSLDLSLGPWRDHRAAAQQLSQALGQASLPQECEKELASLCRNLFHQSLIWNWDQGFCQALGSAGEDQSSRPSSSHTTELLQQLFPPLLDALQQPRSGLPLCQPPGETKYWGWRNRTVEDPAPLALGLCTLQTTLLWFLGRTQQHLAAWAPDSFLLLIQKDLPVSSWGVGRRGAWAGLKSHFPFLPKPLLHEAAALSRLASEESLSLEVEQQLGLEIQKLTAQIQLLPEESLSLFFQECHKQATQGFELYMPRGRYWRHHLSPELPSIPSEYAGLVVRTVLEPVLQGLQGLPPQAQAPALGQALTAILGAWLDHILRHGIRFSLQGALQLRQDFGVVRELLEEEQWGLSPELRQSLLTLNIFQRLDGALLCLFQQPLPKPEVHRRPPCCCICNEVQTMELPSSSLNSLENLEPPLRPGAPPAQTAQLLSTLWGGGPSPEAYLVGNQQAWLALRQHQRPRWHLPFLSCLGTSPES, encoded by the exons ATGGCCCAGGGGTCTCGCTCCGGTGGCTTTCTGCCTCCGCTCGCCACCGTGCCGCCGTTTTGGTCACAACCAGAAGGCGCTGTGGAAGAGCAGTGGGAGAGAAGGCAGGCGGGCGCTCTCGGCGGGGACTTTCGTGGCTGGCCGCGGCTGCCGGTTGCCGGGAGCATTCCCTGCCTGAACCCACGGCCCGGCGGAGCTCGGGGAGCGCAGCCGTGGTGGGCTGCGCCGGCGCCAGCAGACGCAGGAGAGCACCGCGAGGCGGGCGCTGCAGACTGGTGGCAGGAGCCGGCAGCCGGCCGCCCCATTCCTCCCGCGCTGCAGCGTCTCCGGGCCGTGTTGCTGCGGCTGCATCGTGAGCGGGAGCAGCTCCTTCAAGCCCGGGACTGCGCCTGCCACCTACAGACGGCCGTGCGCCTCCTGAGGATCCTGAGTCCCAGCGCGACGGCCCTTGGCCCCGGCCCCTTGCCTCAGCTGTGCCGCGACCTGCTGCTGCCTTCCCGTGGGGCTGTCCCGCGAAGCGGCCCACGGGAGACTCCGGAGCCGCTACTCCTGGCGCGTCCCGTTGGACTGGCCGCTCAGCGCCTGGATGCTGCCATCGAGATGCAGCTTCGGGCTCTGGGTCGGGAGCCTGCCAGCCCGGGCTTGTCGTCCCAACTTGCTGACGTGCTCTTGGCACTTCCCGCCTACCACCAGCTGATGGGAAAAGCCTTGAGCCAAATTCCGGGGGCAGCGCGCCCTTTCCCACCCCTCCGTGTGCTCCACCTCCTGACGGGGGAGCGGGGTTGCCAGGTGGCTGGTCAGCTAGATGAGGCGCTCAGGGGGTCAGGCTTGCGGGACCACCTCCGAAGTCGGTGCCAGGAGGAGCGGGAGCTGCTGCCcgggctgctggggctgctggggggtGTGAGTGATTCAGCCAGCAGTGGACTGGGGCTTGGAGGGGCTGGAGCCCTGTGGAGCCAGTACTGGACCCTGCTATGGGCAGCTtgtgctcagagtctggacctaAGTCTAGGACCCTGGAGGGACCACAGGGCAGCCGCACAACAACTAAGTCAGGCACTGGGTCAGG CATCCCTGCCTCAGGAGTGTGAGAAGGAGCTGGCTTCTTTGTGTCGCAACCTATTTCATCAGTCCCTTATCTGGAATTGGGACCAAG GCTTCTGCCAGGCCTTGGGATCTGCTGGTGAAGATCAGAGCAGCCGTCCCTCATCCTCTCATACCACTGAACTTCTGCAACagcttttccctcctctcttggATGCCCTTCAACAACCCAGGTCAGGGCTGCCCCTCTGTCAGCCTCCAGGTGAGACAAAGTACTGGGGATGGAGGAACAGAACAGTTGAAG ATCCTGCACCCCTTGCTTTAGGGCTCTGTACCCTGCAGACCACCTTGCTCTGGTTTTTGGGTAGAACTCAGCAGCATCTGGCAGCATGGGCCCcagattctttcctgcttctgaTCCAGAAGGACTTACCTGTGAGTAGCTGGGGAGTGGGCAGGAGAGGAGCCTGGGCTGGGCTGAAATCTCACTTCCCATTTCTGCCAAAGCCTCTATTGCATGAGGCGGCAGCTCTGTCTAGACTGGCCTCAGAAGAAAGTTTGTCCCTGGAGGTGGAGCAGCAGCTGGGCCTGGAGATCCAGAAGCTAACTGCACAGATCCAG CTCCTGCCTGAAGAGTCACTAAGTCTCTTTTTTCAAGAATGTCATAAACAAGCCACACAGGGCTTTGAACTCTACATGCCACGGGGCCGGTACTGGCGGCATCATCTCTCTCCTG AACTGCCCAGCATTCCCAGTGAGTATGCTGGGTTGGTGGTTCGCACTGTACTGGAGCCTGTGCTGCAAGGATTGCAGGGATTGCCGCCCCAAGCCCAGGCCCCTGCCCTTGGCCAAGCACTGACAGCCATCCTGGGTGCCTGGCTTGACCACATCCTCAGGCACGGGATCCGGTTCAG CCTGCAGGGGGCGCTGCAGCTCAGACAAGACTTTGGAGTGGTCCGGGAGTTGCTGGAGGAGGAGCAGTGGGGCCTGTCGCCAGAACTTCGCCAGTCTCTGCTCACACTCAACATCTTCCAGAGGCTGGATGGTGCCCTGCTGTGTCTATTCCAGCAGCCCCTGCCCAAGCCTGAAGTCCACAGGAGGCCTCCCTGTTGCT GTATATGCAATGAGGTCCAGACCATGGAATTGCCCAGCAGCAGCCTCAACAGCTTGGAGAACTTGGAGCCCCCTCTTCGGCCTGGAGCACCCCCAGCCCAGACAGCTCAGCTGCTAAGCACACTCTGGGGAGGGGGACCTAGCCCAGAGGCTTACCTGGTGGGAAATCAGCAGGCCTGGCTTGCCCTGAGGCAGCACCAGCGCCCCCGTTGGCACTTGCCTTTTCTTTCATGCCTGGGGACCAGTCCCGAATCCTAA
- the CCDC142 gene encoding coiled-coil domain-containing protein 142 isoform X3 has protein sequence MAQGSRSGGFLPPLATVPPFWSQPEGAVEEQWERRQAGALGGDFRGWPRLPVAGSIPCLNPRPGGARGAQPWWAAPAPADAGEHREAGAADWWQEPAAGRPIPPALQRLRAVLLRLHREREQLLQARDCACHLQTAVRLLRILSPSATALGPGPLPQLCRDLLLPSRGAVPRSGPRETPEPLLLARPVGLAAQRLDAAIEMQLRALGREPASPGLSSQLADVLLALPAYHQLMGKALSQIPGAARPFPPLRVLHLLTGERGCQVAGQLDEALRGSGLRDHLRSRCQEERELLPGLLGLLGGVSDSASSGLGLGGAGALWSQYWTLLWAACAQSLDLSLGPWRDHRAAAQQLSQALGQASLPQECEKELASLCRNLFHQSLIWNWDQGFCQALGSAGEDQSSRPSSSHTTELLQQLFPPLLDALQQPRSGLPLCQPPGETKYWGWRNRTVEDPAPLALGLCTLQTTLLWFLGRTQQHLAAWAPDSFLLLIQKDLPPLLHEAAALSRLASEESLSLEVEQQLGLEIQKLTAQIQLLPEESLSLFFQECHKQATQGFELYMPRGRYWRHHLSPELPSIPSEYAGLVVRTVLEPVLQGLQGLPPQAQAPALGQALTAILGAWLDHILRHGIRFSLQGALQLRQDFGVVRELLEEEQWGLSPELRQSLLTLNIFQRLDGALLCLFQQPLPKPEVHRRPPCCCICNEVQTMELPSSSLNSLENLEPPLRPGAPPAQTAQLLSTLWGGGPSPEAYLVGNQQAWLALRQHQRPRWHLPFLSCLGTSPES, from the exons ATGGCCCAGGGGTCTCGCTCCGGTGGCTTTCTGCCTCCGCTCGCCACCGTGCCGCCGTTTTGGTCACAACCAGAAGGCGCTGTGGAAGAGCAGTGGGAGAGAAGGCAGGCGGGCGCTCTCGGCGGGGACTTTCGTGGCTGGCCGCGGCTGCCGGTTGCCGGGAGCATTCCCTGCCTGAACCCACGGCCCGGCGGAGCTCGGGGAGCGCAGCCGTGGTGGGCTGCGCCGGCGCCAGCAGACGCAGGAGAGCACCGCGAGGCGGGCGCTGCAGACTGGTGGCAGGAGCCGGCAGCCGGCCGCCCCATTCCTCCCGCGCTGCAGCGTCTCCGGGCCGTGTTGCTGCGGCTGCATCGTGAGCGGGAGCAGCTCCTTCAAGCCCGGGACTGCGCCTGCCACCTACAGACGGCCGTGCGCCTCCTGAGGATCCTGAGTCCCAGCGCGACGGCCCTTGGCCCCGGCCCCTTGCCTCAGCTGTGCCGCGACCTGCTGCTGCCTTCCCGTGGGGCTGTCCCGCGAAGCGGCCCACGGGAGACTCCGGAGCCGCTACTCCTGGCGCGTCCCGTTGGACTGGCCGCTCAGCGCCTGGATGCTGCCATCGAGATGCAGCTTCGGGCTCTGGGTCGGGAGCCTGCCAGCCCGGGCTTGTCGTCCCAACTTGCTGACGTGCTCTTGGCACTTCCCGCCTACCACCAGCTGATGGGAAAAGCCTTGAGCCAAATTCCGGGGGCAGCGCGCCCTTTCCCACCCCTCCGTGTGCTCCACCTCCTGACGGGGGAGCGGGGTTGCCAGGTGGCTGGTCAGCTAGATGAGGCGCTCAGGGGGTCAGGCTTGCGGGACCACCTCCGAAGTCGGTGCCAGGAGGAGCGGGAGCTGCTGCCcgggctgctggggctgctggggggtGTGAGTGATTCAGCCAGCAGTGGACTGGGGCTTGGAGGGGCTGGAGCCCTGTGGAGCCAGTACTGGACCCTGCTATGGGCAGCTtgtgctcagagtctggacctaAGTCTAGGACCCTGGAGGGACCACAGGGCAGCCGCACAACAACTAAGTCAGGCACTGGGTCAGG CATCCCTGCCTCAGGAGTGTGAGAAGGAGCTGGCTTCTTTGTGTCGCAACCTATTTCATCAGTCCCTTATCTGGAATTGGGACCAAG GCTTCTGCCAGGCCTTGGGATCTGCTGGTGAAGATCAGAGCAGCCGTCCCTCATCCTCTCATACCACTGAACTTCTGCAACagcttttccctcctctcttggATGCCCTTCAACAACCCAGGTCAGGGCTGCCCCTCTGTCAGCCTCCAGGTGAGACAAAGTACTGGGGATGGAGGAACAGAACAGTTGAAG ATCCTGCACCCCTTGCTTTAGGGCTCTGTACCCTGCAGACCACCTTGCTCTGGTTTTTGGGTAGAACTCAGCAGCATCTGGCAGCATGGGCCCcagattctttcctgcttctgaTCCAGAAGGACTTACCT CCTCTATTGCATGAGGCGGCAGCTCTGTCTAGACTGGCCTCAGAAGAAAGTTTGTCCCTGGAGGTGGAGCAGCAGCTGGGCCTGGAGATCCAGAAGCTAACTGCACAGATCCAG CTCCTGCCTGAAGAGTCACTAAGTCTCTTTTTTCAAGAATGTCATAAACAAGCCACACAGGGCTTTGAACTCTACATGCCACGGGGCCGGTACTGGCGGCATCATCTCTCTCCTG AACTGCCCAGCATTCCCAGTGAGTATGCTGGGTTGGTGGTTCGCACTGTACTGGAGCCTGTGCTGCAAGGATTGCAGGGATTGCCGCCCCAAGCCCAGGCCCCTGCCCTTGGCCAAGCACTGACAGCCATCCTGGGTGCCTGGCTTGACCACATCCTCAGGCACGGGATCCGGTTCAG CCTGCAGGGGGCGCTGCAGCTCAGACAAGACTTTGGAGTGGTCCGGGAGTTGCTGGAGGAGGAGCAGTGGGGCCTGTCGCCAGAACTTCGCCAGTCTCTGCTCACACTCAACATCTTCCAGAGGCTGGATGGTGCCCTGCTGTGTCTATTCCAGCAGCCCCTGCCCAAGCCTGAAGTCCACAGGAGGCCTCCCTGTTGCT GTATATGCAATGAGGTCCAGACCATGGAATTGCCCAGCAGCAGCCTCAACAGCTTGGAGAACTTGGAGCCCCCTCTTCGGCCTGGAGCACCCCCAGCCCAGACAGCTCAGCTGCTAAGCACACTCTGGGGAGGGGGACCTAGCCCAGAGGCTTACCTGGTGGGAAATCAGCAGGCCTGGCTTGCCCTGAGGCAGCACCAGCGCCCCCGTTGGCACTTGCCTTTTCTTTCATGCCTGGGGACCAGTCCCGAATCCTAA
- the CCDC142 gene encoding coiled-coil domain-containing protein 142 isoform X4, with protein sequence MAQGSRSGGFLPPLATVPPFWSQPEGAVEEQWERRQAGALGGDFRGWPRLPVAGSIPCLNPRPGGARGAQPWWAAPAPADAGEHREAGAADWWQEPAAGRPIPPALQRLRAVLLRLHREREQLLQARDCACHLQTAVRLLRILSPSATALGPGPLPQLCRDLLLPSRGAVPRSGPRETPEPLLLARPVGLAAQRLDAAIEMQLRALGREPASPGLSSQLADVLLALPAYHQLMGKALSQIPGAARPFPPLRVLHLLTGERGCQVAGQLDEALRGSGLRDHLRSRCQEERELLPGLLGLLGGVSDSASSGLGLGGAGALWSQYWTLLWAACAQSLDLSLGPWRDHRAAAQQLSQALGQASLPQECEKELASLCRNLFHQSLIWNWDQGFCQALGSAGEDQSSRPSSSHTTELLQQLFPPLLDALQQPRSGLPLCQPPDPAPLALGLCTLQTTLLWFLGRTQQHLAAWAPDSFLLLIQKDLPPLLHEAAALSRLASEESLSLEVEQQLGLEIQKLTAQIQLLPEESLSLFFQECHKQATQGFELYMPRGRYWRHHLSPELPSIPSEYAGLVVRTVLEPVLQGLQGLPPQAQAPALGQALTAILGAWLDHILRHGIRFSLQGALQLRQDFGVVRELLEEEQWGLSPELRQSLLTLNIFQRLDGALLCLFQQPLPKPEVHRRPPCCCICNEVQTMELPSSSLNSLENLEPPLRPGAPPAQTAQLLSTLWGGGPSPEAYLVGNQQAWLALRQHQRPRWHLPFLSCLGTSPES encoded by the exons ATGGCCCAGGGGTCTCGCTCCGGTGGCTTTCTGCCTCCGCTCGCCACCGTGCCGCCGTTTTGGTCACAACCAGAAGGCGCTGTGGAAGAGCAGTGGGAGAGAAGGCAGGCGGGCGCTCTCGGCGGGGACTTTCGTGGCTGGCCGCGGCTGCCGGTTGCCGGGAGCATTCCCTGCCTGAACCCACGGCCCGGCGGAGCTCGGGGAGCGCAGCCGTGGTGGGCTGCGCCGGCGCCAGCAGACGCAGGAGAGCACCGCGAGGCGGGCGCTGCAGACTGGTGGCAGGAGCCGGCAGCCGGCCGCCCCATTCCTCCCGCGCTGCAGCGTCTCCGGGCCGTGTTGCTGCGGCTGCATCGTGAGCGGGAGCAGCTCCTTCAAGCCCGGGACTGCGCCTGCCACCTACAGACGGCCGTGCGCCTCCTGAGGATCCTGAGTCCCAGCGCGACGGCCCTTGGCCCCGGCCCCTTGCCTCAGCTGTGCCGCGACCTGCTGCTGCCTTCCCGTGGGGCTGTCCCGCGAAGCGGCCCACGGGAGACTCCGGAGCCGCTACTCCTGGCGCGTCCCGTTGGACTGGCCGCTCAGCGCCTGGATGCTGCCATCGAGATGCAGCTTCGGGCTCTGGGTCGGGAGCCTGCCAGCCCGGGCTTGTCGTCCCAACTTGCTGACGTGCTCTTGGCACTTCCCGCCTACCACCAGCTGATGGGAAAAGCCTTGAGCCAAATTCCGGGGGCAGCGCGCCCTTTCCCACCCCTCCGTGTGCTCCACCTCCTGACGGGGGAGCGGGGTTGCCAGGTGGCTGGTCAGCTAGATGAGGCGCTCAGGGGGTCAGGCTTGCGGGACCACCTCCGAAGTCGGTGCCAGGAGGAGCGGGAGCTGCTGCCcgggctgctggggctgctggggggtGTGAGTGATTCAGCCAGCAGTGGACTGGGGCTTGGAGGGGCTGGAGCCCTGTGGAGCCAGTACTGGACCCTGCTATGGGCAGCTtgtgctcagagtctggacctaAGTCTAGGACCCTGGAGGGACCACAGGGCAGCCGCACAACAACTAAGTCAGGCACTGGGTCAGG CATCCCTGCCTCAGGAGTGTGAGAAGGAGCTGGCTTCTTTGTGTCGCAACCTATTTCATCAGTCCCTTATCTGGAATTGGGACCAAG GCTTCTGCCAGGCCTTGGGATCTGCTGGTGAAGATCAGAGCAGCCGTCCCTCATCCTCTCATACCACTGAACTTCTGCAACagcttttccctcctctcttggATGCCCTTCAACAACCCAGGTCAGGGCTGCCCCTCTGTCAGCCTCCAG ATCCTGCACCCCTTGCTTTAGGGCTCTGTACCCTGCAGACCACCTTGCTCTGGTTTTTGGGTAGAACTCAGCAGCATCTGGCAGCATGGGCCCcagattctttcctgcttctgaTCCAGAAGGACTTACCT CCTCTATTGCATGAGGCGGCAGCTCTGTCTAGACTGGCCTCAGAAGAAAGTTTGTCCCTGGAGGTGGAGCAGCAGCTGGGCCTGGAGATCCAGAAGCTAACTGCACAGATCCAG CTCCTGCCTGAAGAGTCACTAAGTCTCTTTTTTCAAGAATGTCATAAACAAGCCACACAGGGCTTTGAACTCTACATGCCACGGGGCCGGTACTGGCGGCATCATCTCTCTCCTG AACTGCCCAGCATTCCCAGTGAGTATGCTGGGTTGGTGGTTCGCACTGTACTGGAGCCTGTGCTGCAAGGATTGCAGGGATTGCCGCCCCAAGCCCAGGCCCCTGCCCTTGGCCAAGCACTGACAGCCATCCTGGGTGCCTGGCTTGACCACATCCTCAGGCACGGGATCCGGTTCAG CCTGCAGGGGGCGCTGCAGCTCAGACAAGACTTTGGAGTGGTCCGGGAGTTGCTGGAGGAGGAGCAGTGGGGCCTGTCGCCAGAACTTCGCCAGTCTCTGCTCACACTCAACATCTTCCAGAGGCTGGATGGTGCCCTGCTGTGTCTATTCCAGCAGCCCCTGCCCAAGCCTGAAGTCCACAGGAGGCCTCCCTGTTGCT GTATATGCAATGAGGTCCAGACCATGGAATTGCCCAGCAGCAGCCTCAACAGCTTGGAGAACTTGGAGCCCCCTCTTCGGCCTGGAGCACCCCCAGCCCAGACAGCTCAGCTGCTAAGCACACTCTGGGGAGGGGGACCTAGCCCAGAGGCTTACCTGGTGGGAAATCAGCAGGCCTGGCTTGCCCTGAGGCAGCACCAGCGCCCCCGTTGGCACTTGCCTTTTCTTTCATGCCTGGGGACCAGTCCCGAATCCTAA
- the CCDC142 gene encoding coiled-coil domain-containing protein 142 isoform X2, translated as MAQGSRSGGFLPPLATVPPFWSQPEGAVEEQWERRQAGALGGDFRGWPRLPVAGSIPCLNPRPGGARGAQPWWAAPAPADAGEHREAGAADWWQEPAAGRPIPPALQRLRAVLLRLHREREQLLQARDCACHLQTAVRLLRILSPSATALGPGPLPQLCRDLLLPSRGAVPRSGPRETPEPLLLARPVGLAAQRLDAAIEMQLRALGREPASPGLSSQLADVLLALPAYHQLMGKALSQIPGAARPFPPLRVLHLLTGERGCQVAGQLDEALRGSGLRDHLRSRCQEERELLPGLLGLLGGVSDSASSGLGLGGAGALWSQYWTLLWAACAQSLDLSLGPWRDHRAAAQQLSQALGQASLPQECEKELASLCRNLFHQSLIWNWDQGFCQALGSAGEDQSSRPSSSHTTELLQQLFPPLLDALQQPRSGLPLCQPPDPAPLALGLCTLQTTLLWFLGRTQQHLAAWAPDSFLLLIQKDLPVSSWGVGRRGAWAGLKSHFPFLPKPLLHEAAALSRLASEESLSLEVEQQLGLEIQKLTAQIQLLPEESLSLFFQECHKQATQGFELYMPRGRYWRHHLSPELPSIPSEYAGLVVRTVLEPVLQGLQGLPPQAQAPALGQALTAILGAWLDHILRHGIRFSLQGALQLRQDFGVVRELLEEEQWGLSPELRQSLLTLNIFQRLDGALLCLFQQPLPKPEVHRRPPCCCICNEVQTMELPSSSLNSLENLEPPLRPGAPPAQTAQLLSTLWGGGPSPEAYLVGNQQAWLALRQHQRPRWHLPFLSCLGTSPES; from the exons ATGGCCCAGGGGTCTCGCTCCGGTGGCTTTCTGCCTCCGCTCGCCACCGTGCCGCCGTTTTGGTCACAACCAGAAGGCGCTGTGGAAGAGCAGTGGGAGAGAAGGCAGGCGGGCGCTCTCGGCGGGGACTTTCGTGGCTGGCCGCGGCTGCCGGTTGCCGGGAGCATTCCCTGCCTGAACCCACGGCCCGGCGGAGCTCGGGGAGCGCAGCCGTGGTGGGCTGCGCCGGCGCCAGCAGACGCAGGAGAGCACCGCGAGGCGGGCGCTGCAGACTGGTGGCAGGAGCCGGCAGCCGGCCGCCCCATTCCTCCCGCGCTGCAGCGTCTCCGGGCCGTGTTGCTGCGGCTGCATCGTGAGCGGGAGCAGCTCCTTCAAGCCCGGGACTGCGCCTGCCACCTACAGACGGCCGTGCGCCTCCTGAGGATCCTGAGTCCCAGCGCGACGGCCCTTGGCCCCGGCCCCTTGCCTCAGCTGTGCCGCGACCTGCTGCTGCCTTCCCGTGGGGCTGTCCCGCGAAGCGGCCCACGGGAGACTCCGGAGCCGCTACTCCTGGCGCGTCCCGTTGGACTGGCCGCTCAGCGCCTGGATGCTGCCATCGAGATGCAGCTTCGGGCTCTGGGTCGGGAGCCTGCCAGCCCGGGCTTGTCGTCCCAACTTGCTGACGTGCTCTTGGCACTTCCCGCCTACCACCAGCTGATGGGAAAAGCCTTGAGCCAAATTCCGGGGGCAGCGCGCCCTTTCCCACCCCTCCGTGTGCTCCACCTCCTGACGGGGGAGCGGGGTTGCCAGGTGGCTGGTCAGCTAGATGAGGCGCTCAGGGGGTCAGGCTTGCGGGACCACCTCCGAAGTCGGTGCCAGGAGGAGCGGGAGCTGCTGCCcgggctgctggggctgctggggggtGTGAGTGATTCAGCCAGCAGTGGACTGGGGCTTGGAGGGGCTGGAGCCCTGTGGAGCCAGTACTGGACCCTGCTATGGGCAGCTtgtgctcagagtctggacctaAGTCTAGGACCCTGGAGGGACCACAGGGCAGCCGCACAACAACTAAGTCAGGCACTGGGTCAGG CATCCCTGCCTCAGGAGTGTGAGAAGGAGCTGGCTTCTTTGTGTCGCAACCTATTTCATCAGTCCCTTATCTGGAATTGGGACCAAG GCTTCTGCCAGGCCTTGGGATCTGCTGGTGAAGATCAGAGCAGCCGTCCCTCATCCTCTCATACCACTGAACTTCTGCAACagcttttccctcctctcttggATGCCCTTCAACAACCCAGGTCAGGGCTGCCCCTCTGTCAGCCTCCAG ATCCTGCACCCCTTGCTTTAGGGCTCTGTACCCTGCAGACCACCTTGCTCTGGTTTTTGGGTAGAACTCAGCAGCATCTGGCAGCATGGGCCCcagattctttcctgcttctgaTCCAGAAGGACTTACCTGTGAGTAGCTGGGGAGTGGGCAGGAGAGGAGCCTGGGCTGGGCTGAAATCTCACTTCCCATTTCTGCCAAAGCCTCTATTGCATGAGGCGGCAGCTCTGTCTAGACTGGCCTCAGAAGAAAGTTTGTCCCTGGAGGTGGAGCAGCAGCTGGGCCTGGAGATCCAGAAGCTAACTGCACAGATCCAG CTCCTGCCTGAAGAGTCACTAAGTCTCTTTTTTCAAGAATGTCATAAACAAGCCACACAGGGCTTTGAACTCTACATGCCACGGGGCCGGTACTGGCGGCATCATCTCTCTCCTG AACTGCCCAGCATTCCCAGTGAGTATGCTGGGTTGGTGGTTCGCACTGTACTGGAGCCTGTGCTGCAAGGATTGCAGGGATTGCCGCCCCAAGCCCAGGCCCCTGCCCTTGGCCAAGCACTGACAGCCATCCTGGGTGCCTGGCTTGACCACATCCTCAGGCACGGGATCCGGTTCAG CCTGCAGGGGGCGCTGCAGCTCAGACAAGACTTTGGAGTGGTCCGGGAGTTGCTGGAGGAGGAGCAGTGGGGCCTGTCGCCAGAACTTCGCCAGTCTCTGCTCACACTCAACATCTTCCAGAGGCTGGATGGTGCCCTGCTGTGTCTATTCCAGCAGCCCCTGCCCAAGCCTGAAGTCCACAGGAGGCCTCCCTGTTGCT GTATATGCAATGAGGTCCAGACCATGGAATTGCCCAGCAGCAGCCTCAACAGCTTGGAGAACTTGGAGCCCCCTCTTCGGCCTGGAGCACCCCCAGCCCAGACAGCTCAGCTGCTAAGCACACTCTGGGGAGGGGGACCTAGCCCAGAGGCTTACCTGGTGGGAAATCAGCAGGCCTGGCTTGCCCTGAGGCAGCACCAGCGCCCCCGTTGGCACTTGCCTTTTCTTTCATGCCTGGGGACCAGTCCCGAATCCTAA